One Coprobacter fastidiosus genomic window, ATGCATGGAGATGATCTTAATCTCACGACTAATCCCGAAGGGTTCGGATTTGTAGTGAGCGATCTTTTCCCGAATGCCAGTTATTATTCTTCGTTCCCTTCCGAAACATTTGAGGGGCGTCAGCCAGAAGGTGTGGCTGTTGATGCGGAAACGAATAAAGTATATGTCGCATTGCATTGGAGTGACGGGGACAATATTCAATTCAATCATAACGGGACATTGGATATTTGGAAACAGTCTGAACGGGGAAAAGTGCCTGTTTCTATGACTTTATCTCCGGCTTTGACCGAAATCGCTCCGTTCATTTTGCAATATTATTATGAGAATAGAACCGATAATGATGAGTTTATCGGAGGTCCTTCGGGAGTACAATATATCCAAGAACCTTATTATAAACCGGATGATTATGAATCATGGTGTGTAATGAATGGACAGTATCTGAAAGCCGCCGGCATGTTCAGTACGGCATCCTCATTACGTTGGCCTGCACAACCTTTTTATAACAATGGTTTTGTAAAAACAGGAGTTACCGGGACTTTGGCATGGACAAACGGGGCTTACAAAGATGCCTATAACTGGTGCGGTATGCCGGTTGTCGGTACAGGCGGAGTTTGCAGTGATGAAGACGGTATTTATAATTATTTGAAGGGCGTTGCTGCTCGAAATGATATTCCTGTATTTACCGGAGTATATATGGTTCAGGCCGGATTGGGAGGCGCCGGATATGCTGCGATAAACCGTGTTGTGGAACGTTTGCAAAGCGAATTTCCCGGAAAATATGTGTTTCTGAAAGCCAGCGATTTGTTGGCTACGGCAAAAAGATATTTTACAGAGCGACAGAAACCTTATAAAGATTTAGCTATTCCGGGCCGCATAGAAGCTGAAGATTTTGATTTAGGAGGTCAAGGCGCCGGTTTTTATGATATGGCGACTTCTAATGAAGGCGGTGCATACCGAAATGAAGAGGGTGATTATGTCGGTGTGGGAGTCGGCGGATCGGGGTATCATATCGGCTGGACTACTACCGGAGAATGGTTGAATTATACGGTAAATGTCGAAAAAACAGCTACGTATAAAATGACTGTCCGTTATTCTACACCTTCAGGACAGGATAAGGGTATTTGTGTCATGTTGGATGATGAGGTGCTCTCTTCAATGGAATTGAAGTCTACATCCGGAGTTGACAATTATGCTGATTATATGGTAAGGGTAACGATACCGGAAGGAACTCATAATTTGCGAGTACAGATAACGAATGGTGGAATGAACCTCGACTATTACGATTTCGAAGAAGATACGGAGACCATTCCTGTAATAGAGAGAAGTAAAGGATATAAAATCATCGCGGTACATAGTGGTAAGGCGTTGGCTTTGAAAACGAATAATACGACAAACGGAACGAAAATTATTCAGAAAGAATATACCGGAGACGATACGGAAATATGGAGATTAAATGTTGCCGGTGATGCATGTTACGGTTTGCAGAATGTTGCTTCCGGACTGAATATCGTTTTGAGAGGAACGAATACGATCGGTCAATTTCCTTTTGATTGCACCGTGAATAACGGAAAATGGAATTTGTATTATCAAGGAGACGGCTGTTTCACTATCGTGCAAAAAGGAGCATTGAAATATCTCGAGGTTTCGGATAGTTCGATGGACGAAGGAGCGGAGCTATCTGTAGGAGATTTGACAGGGGAAGATAATCAGAAATTTAGGATAGAAGAAGTTGCAGACTACACGGGTGTGGATCACTCTATTATTTCTGAAAATTCTGTCGGTATTGCTTATCCGAATCCGTTTGTCAATGAAATATATATTCCCGTTTCTATAAAACAGTCTCAAGATATAGAAATTGCTTTATTCGATCTTGCAGGACGCTGTGTATATAGAAATATGATATTTCTGAATGATGGTGATCGTGAATTGGTTGTTTCCGGAAATAACTTGCCTTCGGGAATATATGTTTGGAGATTGAACGGGGAGTCTGTTCATTCGTATGGTCGTGTAGTAAAGAAGTAGAGAATTTTGGAATCGACTATTTAAAGTCGGTTCCAAAAAGTTAAAAAACAACTTAATTATTATATACATTAACTTTTAAATTGTATGTTATGAAAACGAGAACAATTACTTTTTTAGGGCTTTTTGCCGGCTTGTTTGCGACGGCTTCGGCTGAAGACCTTGTCATTAAAATGACAGAAGAAAGCGGTGTCGAAATTGTGAATGATGCCCGTTTTGATATTGTAAACAAGTGTTTGGGAAATACAATGCCCGGAACAACCATCTGTTTGGGTGAAATCGATTTTGGAGACGGAACGACTTATGCTGCTAACGGTGCGGAATTTGCACATGAAAATCCGGATACGGAAGGTACATTGGATTTCTATATGGGAGATCCGGATAACGGAGGTTTATTGTTTACACAAATCGATGTTAAGGGTACGAATGCTTTTCAGTATTATCGTACTTTCCGTTATAATTTTTATCCTGAAGGTACTGATGGTTTTACCTGGCCTACCGGAAAGCATCAAGTATATATGCGCTATAATAACTGTGAAGGTAATCTGAAAAAGATCGTGTTTTATAACAATGAATTTACTGAAGAAGAGCAAGGGGAAATGCCTGATCCGACGTATGATTATTTTTCAATTCCGGCAAGTGCAGGTTCTGTTGTGAATCCGGAAGTATGTCCAGATGCTAAATTAAATGATGGTGTTTGGGGAAATACAGGAGAAGGATTGATTGTTAAATTTCCGTCGATAGATTTTAAAGATGGAAATACGTATCAACAGATAGCTGTGGTTTCTACTCATGGAGGGTCTACTAATCCGGATGGTTTCCTTGAAATTTATATTGATGGTACGGATAGTGAAGATAACATGATTGCTAAAATATGGACGGCTCGAGACTGGCGTTGGATTGTTTATGGTACGTTAGCAAAAAACTTAGAGAAAAATATCAGTGGTGTGCATGATCTTTATGTAAAATGGACGGGTGCTACAAACTTGAAAGAAATTCAATTGATTGAAGGAACTCCTTGGGAAATAGAAGATGATGAGCCTGAAAAGATAGAGTTGATAGACGAACCTCTTACTGATAACGCTTATGGCATGCATTTCGATTCGATGGGGGGTATTGAGAACACCGTTGAATTTATGGCATACGGTTCAGATGATCTGAAATTTGAGGCTTCTAATATCGGTTATACTTCTTATGGTGTGGTTTTGAAATTTGTTGACGTTGATTTCCAAAATGGACAATTTACTCGTATTTTGGTAGATCATTCTTCAGACCAGGCGTCTTTGGGAAGCAGTACGTTCGATTTCTATATCGACTTGGATCATGATGATTATAGCGATCTATCGGTATTGGAAAATGATACGAAATTGGCAACAGTACAGGCTCAGGGTACAAGTAACTGGGCTACTCCGAAGAAAACTGCCGGAACTATGACATCAAAAGTAGAAGGTGTGCATGATTTGTATATGGTATTTAGGACCGATGCCGGTGCGAATATCCATGGTGTATATTTGGATACCGACTATGATCCTTCTTCTATCTCTACGGCAACAATTGAAGGTGTAAAAGTTTGGGGCATGACAAATGCTGTTTGCATCGAGTCTGCTACTGAGTCGTTGACTGTTGATGTGTATAATTTCGCAGGACAGAATATTTCTCAAACTAAGGTGGCTGCCGGATTGAGTACTTTGTCTATGGCAAAAGGTATTTATTTGGTAAAAGTTGCCGATGCGAAGGGTAATGTAGCTACTTATAAATTGTCTGTAAAATAAAAATTTATTTAATTACAAAGAACGCCCGTTAAGGGCGTTTTTTGTTTTATCGGGTTAAATTATGGTTACAAAAAAAATTTTCTTTTTATTTCTTTTTTGCTGTGTGTCGGTATTAGCTTTTCCTCAAAAGAAGAAAAAAACGAGCGGAAATCCTATTTTGCCCGGATGGTATGCCGATCCTGAAGCTATTGTGTATGGAGATGAATATTGGATATATCCTACATTGTCCGGACTGGTAACTGCTGATGGAAAAGATCCGGATACGGGCAAAAAAACTCGGGCTGTGCATCAAATTTACAATGTGCAGACATATATGGACGCATTTTCGTCTAAAGATCTTGTTCACTGGACTAAGCATCCGAAAGTCCTTTCGATTGAGAATATAAAGTGGCTTGAGTTTGCTTTGTGGGCTCCGTCGGTAATTTCGGCAAACGGGAAATATTATCTTTTTTTCGGGGCTAATGATATTCAGAATAATGACCAATACGGTGGTATAGGTGTAGCAGTTGCCGATCGTCCGGAGGGACCTTTCAAAGATGCTTTAGGAAAACCGCTGATCGATAAAATCGTGAATGGCGCACAACCTATCGATCAGTTCGTATTCCGTGATGATGACGGCTCTTATTATATGTATTACGGAGGCTGGCATCATTGCAATATGGTAAAGTTGAGTGATGATTTGTTGAGCATTGTTCCGTTTGATGACGGTACTTTATATAAATCGGTTACTCCTGAAAATTATGTAGAAGGGCCTTTTATGTTGAAGCGAAACGGCAAATATTATTTTATGTGGTCTGAAGGTAGCTGGGGTGGTTCTGATTATAGCGTGGCTTATGCTATTTCCGATTCTCCTTTTGGTCCTTTCAAACGTATCGGTAAAATATTGCAACAGGATGATAATGTAGCAACCGGAGCCGGACATCATTCGGTGATTCAGATTCCCGGGAAAGACGAATGGTATATCGTTTATCATCGCAGACCTTTAGGTGATACCAATCAGAATCATAGAGAAACGTGTATCGACCGGATGTATTTTGATAAGGACGGATATATTCTTCCTGTTAAAATAACGTTTGAGGGGGTTAAGCCTCGTCGCATCAAATAAACTGTTCGCTTTTTATTTGTTATATGAAAAATGCCCCTCGATATTAGGGGCATTTTTCATATAAAGTGTGTAATCTTTTTGATCTATTTCGGATTTAGACAGCCTCTTATATTTGATAGTTTTCTTCTATCTTTCCTCTGAAACCTCTTTTTTTATCTTTCCATATTTGATATCTGTATGCCAGACATGCTGTTATAAAATAGATTCCGGTAAGTATCCACAGATTAATGAATGCATCATGTACGTCACTGATGCTAGCTCCTGTAGTATTCATGCGGACGAAGCCTTCGATTCCCCATGTTGAAGGTATGATAGCTCCTATTATTTTCCAGATTTCGGGCATTGCATAACGTGGCCATGTAATACCTGAAATAAAGAGAAACAGCAATGAAGTAAAAACAAACAGTAGGAACGATGTCTCCCGTTCTCTTACAAATATAGAGAGTGTCATTCCGAAAAATATGGATGATAATAAAAATGGTGCGATGAACGCGTATATTTCCCATTGGTTTCCTATCTGAGGATATTTGAATAGCCAAGGTACTACGTGTAATATATACATTGTGGAGACAATGTAAAGGCTATAATAACATATCGCTTTCCCAAAAACAATATGCATGATATTGTTATGCATCATTTCCCGGTTGGAATAATATCTATGCAATTTCTTGTGTTCGTATATTCCCCCTGCTAAAAGTCCAATTCCTAAAATAAGACTTTGTTGCAAAACCAATATCAAGACTGCCGGAATAAGAAACGATGCGAAACCGCTTTCGGGGTTATAGAGAGTTATAGAACTGTATGGAATAGGAGACATCGCCATTTTAGCTTGTTCGGGGGTCGCACCACCTAATGCGGCGACTTGTAGTTTTGACCCTAAGTCCATCGTCACTTCTGTCAAAGCGATCAGAAATCCTTTGTAGTTAAGTAATATACTCATATCTGAGTAAAAAATAACCGGACTTTGCTCTCCTCGCATAAGTTTTTTGCTGAAATCCTCCGGAATGAGCATAATGCCGTAACAGTTCTTTTCATACATTATTTTTTTTGCTTCATCCATATTAGCGCAATAAGATACGATCTTTGCATTCGGGCTTGCATCCATGTTCCTACATAATTCACGACTTAACGGAGTGCGGGCGTTATCTACTACAACCATCGGAACATCTCGTACGACTTCAGGATTATAAATAAGAGCATATAATATCGGATATGCAAATGGCAGGGCAAAGAAAAAAATCAATGCTCCGAAATCCCGGAATACCGTTACATATTCTTTTCTCCAGATATAGCAGACATCCAGCATTCCGGTTTTTATCGATTCGAATATTTGTAGTTTCATCTTTAATACTTTTTTATCCTGCTTATTGCTAAGGAACATATACTTGATTTTGCAAAGCGGTTTTGAGTCGTTTCAGTAACGGTAAAGAAGCTATGGCAAAAAGGAACAAATACAGATAATGCATTCGGCTGTAATATAACGGTATGCCGTTCAACGCTTGATCTGCGTATATCAGGAAATAATGTCGTAGCGGGAATATGTTCGACAATAACTGAAATGGCGGATACATGGCAGGCACGGGGAATGAAAATCCGGTAATCGAAATAGAAATGATTCCGAATAATGCGGCTATACTCAACCCTATTCTTAACGATGGTGCTATACTCATCATGATAACGCCGAAGCTTTGGCTTGCAAGAACCAACAAGAACATTGCCGCCAGCATCGGCCAGATTCCGTTATGTAATGGGAAATGCCAGTATCCGTAGAGCATAGATTGCAGTAATGCTCCCATGATAAAAAACAGAACGGTTTGCGGAAGTAATTTCCCTGTAATAGCCAATACGACCGAGTTGTGTGATCGAGCTAACCATTCTCTGGATGTTCCGTGTTTGATTTCTGTTCCGATGCTGAATACGGTTGTCAATAATATCATTATTTGCAGCATTCCCGGAATAAATGTATTATTCAAATAGACAGAATAACTTATCCAAGGGTTACCTAATTCATGTACTGCCGTAGGCACAGGTTGTAATTGGGGCATAATTTCATATCCGTATTCTCCGTGGGCGAGTAAGGTTTGCTGTACGATAGCCCCGGAGGCAAGTACCGACATCGTTTTGAAATTCTTATATAACAAAGACGCAGGTATGTAGTATGCGTTATTGGTGTAAAACGATATTTCCGGTCTGCGGCCGGCCATAGCTTTTGCTTCGAAACTTTCCGGTATCACTAAGAACCCGTATATTTCTCCCTTTTGCAGCGATTTTCGAGCTTCTGTAAAGCTGTTGGGTTGCTCTGTAACTTGTGTCAGACTCATTGCATCGAGTTGCCGGATAAAATTTCTCGATGCTGCAGAATGGTCGAGATCGACGACGGCGGTGGGAATCTCTTCCGGTAATCCTTCGTTCATAAGAGTTAACAGAAAAAGATAGCTGATGAGAGGTGCTATTATTATACAGAAAATGTATATCGGTCTGGAAACCAGCCGGTGCAATTCTCTTATGATGACTGCCCAAAGAATTTTTGTAACCGATTTTTTTTCTGGCATGTAATTTTTGTATTGAGAGTCCGTTAAAGATGGCGGACTCGGATGTAACTAATTATTTTTTCAGCAAGACAGACATTCCCGGACGCAGGTTTTCTACCGGAGCTGTCGGACGAGCTTTGATCTGGAACGTTTTGGCGTCATATTGTCCGCTTACTTTTGTCGCTCTCCATACAGCATAAGTGCCTAAATCTTTTATATAGTAAATTTTCAAAGTGATTTCTTTGTTTCCTAAAGCCGGAATTATTGCCGGTATTTCTTTTCCCATAGTCAGGTTCTGCAGGAGTTCTTCTCTTACGTTGAATGTAACCCACATGTCATTCAGATTCAGAACATTCATAATCGGAGCTCCAGTACCTACCAGCTCGCCTTCGTTAGGGAATATGTCGGATATTTCTCCGTCGATCGGAGCTGTCAGGTATGAGTCTGCCAATACCGATTCGACTTGAGCCACGCTTCCTTTTGCTGCCAGCAACATTGCTGCCGCGGCCTCTTTATCTTCGATTTGCGCACCTTTTTTGGCCATTTCATATTGAGATCTTGCTGCGCTTTCGGTGGCTTTCATTGCGTTATAGTTTGCTTCGGCTTCATCGCGTTTTTGGGCAGAAATCACGCCTTTTTTGAAAAGAGCCTGCATCCGGTCGTATGATTTTTTTGCAATATCGAGTCCGGCTATTGCTTTTTGCCACATATCATAAGCCGAGTTTATTACTTCTATGCGTGCTCCTTTATCTACTTTTTGGTTTTGGGCCTTATATACATTCTCCATAGCAGAAGCCTGCATGAGTTTAGCTTCGGCATCGGATGAAAAGATGCGGACAAGAGTATCGCCTTTATGTACGCTTTGTCCGTCCTCCACCATAAATTCGACAATACGTCCCGGAAGTTTTCCCGATACCCGTACTTGGGTTGCTTCTGCTTGTCCTTGTATGGTTTCGTCACCCGGTTTCAACATGAAGAATCCGATCATTGCGAGAATGATGATCACGATAATGAGTCCGACTAATCCGATGATCAGACTTTTTTCTTTTTTTCTTTGAGGAGTATCCATTGTCGTTTGTTTTTTACGTTTCCTATTTTATTTCATTAATCCCATAGCCTTAGACAAATAAACTTCGCATAAGCGGACGTCTATTTCGGCATCTATTTTTTCTGACTGGGCTTGTAACCAGGCAGTCTGAGCTTCCAGTACATTATCGGTCGTAAGAACTCCCTCTTCGAATCCGATTTGGGCGTTACGAAGGTTTTCTTCTGCTTTTTCCATATTTTTGCGTGTCATAATCAGTTTTTTATTTGCTTCGTTTACTTTAAACGTAGCCTGATTGACTTGTAATTCGATTTTTTCTTTAGCTTCTTCTAAATTCAAAAGAGCGATATTTCTTTCTGTTTTAGCCGCTTTTACTTTATAAAAATCTTTTCCCCAATGGAAAACCGGAATTTTAAGCATTACACCTACATTGAAAAATCCGTCTACTCTCTTTTCGAAACTGTTGAAAACATTCGGATTGGAGAACATATAACTGCCTGTCAACGCAAGGTTAGGCAACATGGCGGAAAGCGCGACTTTTTGTTTTTGTTTATAAATTTCGGTCGCTAATGTGAGGCTCTGTATTTCACTGCGGTTGGCATATACTTCATCCATGTTGATGGAGTTTGTCGGAGTTGGAAGGTTTTCTTCATGTAACTCTTCTATTTCGTCAGCTAAAGTATAAGGCATGTTTATCGGTAATCCGCAAATTTGTGCCAAAAGCATTTTAGAGAGGCTGAGTCCGTCAGAAACTTTTGTTAAAGTGATTTGTGCTTCGTTTTGTTTTACTGCAACAGTCAGCCCGTCAGATTGAGTTGCAACCCCCTCAGCTATCATTGCTTCGACATTTTGGTATAAAGAATCTAAAAGATCGGCATAACTCTCGGCCAGTTTCTTTTTATATACCAACGATACTACTTGCCAATAGATTTCGTCCGTTTGGAATACAAGGTCTTTTACTGCTGTGCTCTTCTGAGTTTTTGCCAGTTCTTCTGCATATTTGGTGATTTGATTGTAGGCCCTTATTTTTCCGCCCATATAAATAGGTTGGGTAAGCGTAATTGCCCCCCCGAACATATTGGTCGTATTGGTACGCAGAGCATTTACTAAAGATTGTCCTGCTCCGTTTACCGAGTTTATTATGCCAGCACCCAATTGTTGAAGTTGTGGTCCGAGTTCGGGATGTTGAGCTATTATTTGTTGCATTATAGGAGCTAATGTATTTGTCCCTGCATTTGATAATTGCTCTTTTTGTTTATCGCTTAATAGAGAGATTTCTTTTGAATTATACATGTAACCGCCTACTGCATCGAATCCGGGCAAATAATTTGCAAATGCCGATTTCTTTTCATAACCGGCTGCTTTTATTTTTTCGTTGGCAATACGTATCTGTTTGTTATTGTTTATTGCCATATTCCGGCACGAGTCAAGGGTAAAAACCTGTTGTGCGATAGCATTACTTCCGCCAATGATGAGTAAACAGAGGACAATTAATTTTTTCATTCTGTTCGTTGTTTAGATATTATTTCTCAAATCTCGCATTATATTCTTAAATATGCAATTGTTGCATAAACAATCTTTCTATGTTAAAAAAATAGAGACTTCACAGCTCTATCTTTTACCGGCAAAGATATATTGTGAATATTAACATAACAAGATTTTCTTTCGGTTAGTTTTCTGTTTTTATTCTTTTTTAATAAAAGGGGAAGCAAAAAATTGTTGCCGAAATATGATTCATATTTCGGCAACAGACAGTTCTACAATATTTTGTTGATCTATTGTTATTTTTCTAAGCTAAATGACTTGCTTCCGATCATATAATTGTCGGCAAAGATATCGACCCGATAATCCCCTGGATATAAGAATTCTTCGACATTCCAATAGAGGCACAAATTCATTTCTTCTCCGTCATATTCTATAAGTTTGCGAGTAGAGAAGTTGATTTCTTTATCTTCGTAGTGAAATAAATCTGCCCGACTTTTTACCAGAATATCCCCGTCTGGTTTCATAATCCGGAGATAAATATATTTTTCACCGACTTCGGCCGTTACGTTTTTGGCAATGGTAAAACATACCTTTATTTGTTCGATTTTACTGATTTTGTTGGTTTCCTTGCCTCTTTTATTGATCGGTGTAACCGTGATTCCGACTGCATCCAATTTTGATGCTAACGTAACTTTGTGACTGAGCTGTTCTTTATCTTTTTGCAATTGAGAAGCAGTTTGGGCTACAGCTTGATATTTACTGGTGACAGATTTGTTTTCTTCCATCAGCTTTTTGTTGAGGGAGTTGAGGGAGTCGATTTGTATGATGTAGTTACGCATTACGCTTCGTAATGTAGCCAATTCTTTTTTCAGTTCATTGATGCGTGCGGCATCAGTAGCTTTGACGGTACGAAGTTCTTCGAGCAGACGTTGGACTTTCATTTTTTCGGCATCCAACTTTTGTACTAAAGAGTCGTTGTTCAATAATATTTTTCCACCTTCATATTGGTCATACTGGAATGCGAGGTCGGCATATTCTTTTTCAAGTTCTTTCCGTTCGTTTTCGATTTCAACTTGCGTTTTGAAATCTTCCATCTCTTTCTTTTGTGAGTAAATAAAATATGCAGCGATTACCAAAATGACAACAAGAATAGCGCATGCTACAATCCATATGACAGATCCTTTTTTCATATTTGAAAAAGTATTTTCAGATTAGAATATTTTTTATTCTCCATCGGGAGAATATTGCTCGCAAAGGTAAACGTTTTAGAAGCAAAAATCAACCATATTAGATTTTTTAAGTTATGAATCGGGAATTCTTTGTTTCGTGGAGGTTTTGATGTATGATTATTAAAATAAATTAGCTTGATTGGAAAACCGATCAAAATATCTATCTTTGCCAATTCTAATATGTATAATTGAAAAGCAGTGAAAAAAATCATTCTGTTTTTTAAAAATCATCCGATTCTTAAACATCTGATTTTTATCGGATTAGTTTTTGTGGCATTGGTTTGGATCGTGTTGCATGGTTTGGATATTTACACCCGACATGGGGAGTCGGTAACGGTTCCCGATGTCAAACGTATGCAGGCTGAAGATGCAAAAGCTCTTTTCTCTCGCTATAGATTGCGTAGTGAAGTCATCGACTCGGTGTATGTTGACAATATTCCTCGGGGCGCAGTTGTAGAACAAATACCTCGGGAAAATTCTTCTGTAAAAGAAAATAGGATTGTTTTTCTGACGATAAACTCTAATCTTCCCAGAAAAGTTACAGTACCGGATGTTCGAGATATGTCATATCGCCAGGCTGTTGCTATTCTTGAAGGGATAGGTCTTTCGCAACCGGAGATCGAATATGTAGCTTCGGAATATAAAGATCTTGTGTTGGATGTCGTTTATAATGGAGTATCAGTAGAGAAAGGATTGAAATTGCCCGTATCTTCCCGATTGAAATTATTCGTTGGAAATGGGACGGCGGAAATTATAGAAGACTCTATTATTATGAGTGAAGATTCTGTGGGAGAGGAGTGGATGGAATAATGGATGAGAAGCTCACGGACATAGAGACCGACTGTGAAGAACTGGAGACGGGGGATGAAGAAA contains:
- a CDS encoding PASTA domain-containing protein, whose protein sequence is MKKIILFFKNHPILKHLIFIGLVFVALVWIVLHGLDIYTRHGESVTVPDVKRMQAEDAKALFSRYRLRSEVIDSVYVDNIPRGAVVEQIPRENSSVKENRIVFLTINSNLPRKVTVPDVRDMSYRQAVAILEGIGLSQPEIEYVASEYKDLVLDVVYNGVSVEKGLKLPVSSRLKLFVGNGTAEIIEDSIIMSEDSVGEEWME